From Echinicola jeungdonensis, the proteins below share one genomic window:
- a CDS encoding SusC/RagA family TonB-linked outer membrane protein, translating to MNVKLLSASVLLAFSAQLSADAMGKGNSYFPFLPKEHNSKNSSELKTPVDRVIRGRVIDGANDQSIPGVNVREKGTSRGTVTDIDGKFEMEISDNAETLIFSFIGYQTLEVPVGNQSVFEVTLQPDIKSLDEVVVVGYGTQTKRNVTGSVSSVDLEQLESQPNTNIAQALRGRVAGVQFTDNGRPGQGGNILVRGQRSITASNDPLIILDGAFYNGNLADINPNDIESMEVLKDASAAAIYGSRAANGVILISSKRGTSEKPTIRFNSYFGASGWSHKMPLYSPESYLQRRLDFRSQNQPNATEVPVRELLNAPEKEMYDAGKTIDPWEEISQEATQQSYNLSVSGRTDKTNYFISGSYTDEDGLIYGDRASRISARLNLENQITDWLKVGINSQFTQRDQSGVEASVLNGYWLSPYAKMYFDEAETDPVPYPTDDNLVSNPMFNALTMDNEEISNNLFANIFAEIDVPFVEGLSYKFSYNPNIRWDHDYSFQPIYQRNDINNIGLGRKFNRNRMNWQYENLVTYTKEINDHKFDLTLLYGRNHSFSEGTFVEGRGFVNDANSWNNLDIAQTQIIETEATQQDGVSSMARLNYQFKNRYLVTLTARRDGSSVFGADKKFGTFPSIALGWVMSDEPFMMQQNTFDMLKWRLSYGEVGNQAVTPYRSLDRSSSWQYVFGSETYTALFPDPAYMPNPSLGWETTKSFNAAVDFEMWQGRITGTLEYYDMTTNDLLLARSLPAMTGFWTTTANLGQTSNNGFEITLNTVNVRNQDFQWNSTFTFSTNKNRIDHLYYVDSDGDGQEDDDLGNRWFIGQPIGVIYDYEFDGIYQEGDDLPEGYQPGWVRVKDQNNDGSITTDDRKVLGQTQPKYRLGLNNQLSYKDFTFSFFINAMTGWDAQLNLLDVSTSTGNSFPGRSVNFLDAGYWTPENQSNTRPGLTYTNPLGRGYYQSRDFVRLQDVTFAYDLPKPITERLKINSLRFYVSGRNLATITNWMGPDPESGNNTITNLYPTSRTIIGGINLSF from the coding sequence ATGAATGTAAAATTACTCAGCGCATCGGTGCTGTTGGCTTTTAGTGCTCAGCTTTCAGCAGATGCCATGGGAAAAGGAAATTCCTATTTCCCCTTCCTACCAAAAGAGCACAATTCCAAAAATTCTTCAGAATTAAAAACCCCAGTGGACCGGGTGATCCGGGGAAGGGTCATTGATGGAGCCAATGACCAAAGCATCCCCGGGGTTAATGTCCGGGAAAAAGGTACTTCAAGGGGTACAGTTACTGATATTGATGGAAAATTTGAAATGGAAATCAGCGATAATGCTGAAACCCTCATTTTTTCCTTTATCGGTTATCAAACCTTGGAAGTACCCGTTGGAAACCAATCAGTTTTTGAGGTCACCCTCCAGCCGGATATTAAAAGTCTGGACGAGGTGGTTGTGGTCGGATATGGTACCCAGACCAAAAGAAATGTGACCGGTTCTGTCAGTTCAGTGGACCTGGAGCAATTGGAAAGCCAGCCTAATACCAATATTGCCCAAGCCCTTAGAGGCCGGGTAGCCGGAGTTCAGTTTACTGACAATGGCAGGCCTGGACAAGGCGGAAATATTTTGGTTCGTGGGCAAAGATCAATTACCGCTAGTAATGACCCCCTGATTATTTTGGACGGGGCCTTCTATAATGGAAATCTGGCAGATATCAACCCTAACGATATTGAGTCCATGGAAGTCTTGAAAGATGCTTCTGCAGCAGCTATCTATGGTTCAAGGGCTGCCAATGGTGTGATTTTGATTTCTTCCAAAAGAGGTACCTCTGAAAAGCCCACCATCCGGTTTAACAGTTATTTCGGTGCTTCAGGCTGGAGCCATAAAATGCCTTTATATTCCCCAGAAAGTTACCTGCAAAGAAGGCTGGATTTCCGTTCCCAAAACCAACCTAATGCCACTGAAGTACCAGTTAGGGAGCTGCTCAATGCTCCTGAAAAGGAAATGTATGATGCCGGGAAGACCATTGATCCATGGGAAGAAATTTCTCAAGAGGCTACCCAGCAATCTTATAACTTGAGTGTTTCCGGGCGTACTGATAAGACTAACTATTTTATCTCTGGAAGTTATACGGATGAAGATGGGTTGATTTATGGAGACCGGGCCAGCAGAATATCGGCCAGGTTAAATCTGGAAAATCAAATTACTGACTGGTTAAAAGTTGGAATAAACTCCCAGTTTACCCAAAGAGATCAATCCGGAGTGGAGGCCAGTGTTTTGAATGGCTACTGGTTAAGCCCATATGCCAAAATGTATTTTGATGAAGCGGAGACAGATCCAGTGCCTTACCCAACAGATGATAACCTGGTAAGTAACCCCATGTTCAATGCCTTGACCATGGACAATGAGGAAATTTCCAATAACCTTTTTGCCAATATCTTCGCGGAGATTGATGTTCCTTTTGTAGAGGGGCTTTCTTATAAATTCAGCTACAATCCCAATATCAGATGGGATCATGATTATTCCTTCCAGCCGATTTATCAAAGAAATGATATCAACAATATCGGATTGGGAAGAAAGTTCAACAGAAACCGGATGAACTGGCAGTATGAAAATTTGGTAACCTATACCAAGGAAATCAATGATCATAAGTTTGATTTGACCTTATTATATGGCAGGAACCATAGTTTTTCCGAAGGCACCTTTGTAGAAGGACGCGGCTTTGTCAATGATGCCAATAGCTGGAATAATCTTGACATTGCCCAGACCCAGATCATTGAAACAGAAGCTACCCAGCAAGATGGGGTGTCTTCTATGGCCAGGTTAAATTATCAATTTAAAAACCGTTACCTGGTAACATTGACTGCCAGAAGAGATGGTTCTTCTGTGTTTGGAGCAGATAAAAAGTTTGGAACCTTCCCTTCAATAGCTTTAGGCTGGGTGATGAGTGATGAACCATTTATGATGCAACAAAACACCTTTGATATGCTGAAGTGGAGACTTTCCTATGGGGAAGTGGGTAACCAAGCGGTGACTCCTTACCGTTCATTGGATCGTTCATCCTCTTGGCAGTATGTGTTTGGATCCGAAACCTATACTGCCTTATTCCCGGATCCAGCATATATGCCTAACCCAAGTTTGGGATGGGAAACAACCAAGTCTTTCAATGCCGCAGTTGATTTTGAAATGTGGCAGGGAAGAATTACCGGTACCCTGGAATATTATGATATGACTACCAATGACCTATTGTTGGCCAGAAGCTTACCTGCCATGACAGGATTCTGGACCACTACAGCCAACCTGGGTCAAACCAGTAATAATGGTTTCGAAATTACTTTGAATACGGTCAATGTCCGAAACCAAGATTTCCAATGGAATTCTACCTTTACTTTTTCTACTAATAAAAACCGGATTGACCACTTGTATTATGTGGATTCCGATGGTGATGGTCAGGAGGATGATGACCTGGGTAACCGATGGTTTATTGGACAGCCGATTGGTGTGATCTATGATTATGAGTTTGATGGCATCTACCAAGAAGGAGATGATCTGCCAGAAGGTTATCAGCCTGGATGGGTAAGGGTAAAAGATCAGAATAATGATGGTTCCATTACCACAGATGACCGAAAAGTGTTAGGTCAGACCCAACCTAAATACAGACTGGGCCTTAATAACCAGTTAAGCTACAAGGACTTTACCTTCTCCTTCTTTATCAATGCCATGACAGGCTGGGATGCTCAGCTCAACCTTTTGGATGTAAGCACCAGTACTGGAAACAGTTTCCCTGGTAGATCCGTGAATTTCCTCGATGCAGGTTATTGGACTCCAGAAAATCAGTCCAACACCAGACCAGGGTTAACTTATACCAATCCATTGGGCAGAGGTTATTACCAAAGCAGAGATTTTGTCAGGTTGCAGGATGTGACTTTTGCTTATGACCTGCCAAAACCAATAACAGAAAGATTGAAAATTAACAGCTTGAGGTTTTATGTGAGTGGAAGAAACTTAGCTACCATTACTAATTGGATGGGGCCAGATCCTGAAAGTGGTAATAATACCATCACCAATCTGTACCCTACCTCCAGAACCATTATCGGAGGGATTAACCTAAGTTTCTAA